One window of Candidatus Bathyarchaeota archaeon genomic DNA carries:
- a CDS encoding TATA box-binding protein, with protein MPEVKASINIENVVASASLDQRIDLNAVVKGHPGVEYRPEQFPGLVFRLKKPKTATLIFNSGKMVCTGAKSEKEARRAVMKVVKELKESGILIIGKPKLKVQNIVAAAGLRGTIDLEKATYSLGKTMYEPEQFPGLIYRMAEPKVVILLFSTGKLVCTGAKHEEDVYQAVNILHQRLEDKQLIYY; from the coding sequence GTGCCAGAGGTTAAAGCTTCAATCAACATCGAAAACGTGGTTGCATCCGCATCATTGGATCAAAGAATTGACTTGAACGCTGTGGTGAAAGGTCATCCTGGAGTTGAATATCGCCCAGAACAGTTCCCAGGACTCGTTTTTCGTTTGAAAAAGCCGAAAACAGCCACTCTAATTTTCAATTCGGGAAAGATGGTGTGCACAGGAGCCAAGTCGGAAAAAGAGGCAAGAAGAGCAGTAATGAAAGTTGTCAAAGAACTGAAGGAGAGTGGAATACTAATCATCGGCAAGCCGAAGCTGAAGGTACAGAACATCGTCGCTGCAGCAGGCCTAAGAGGAACCATTGACCTTGAAAAAGCAACCTATTCACTGGGGAAAACCATGTACGAGCCTGAACAATTCCCCGGTCTCATCTACCGAATGGCTGAGCCTAAAGTCGTTATTCTTCTGTTTTCAACCGGAAAACTGGTATGCACAGGCGCCAAGCATGAAGAAGACGTTTATCAAGCAGTCAACATACTCCATCAGAGACTTGAAGATAAACAGCTGATATACTACTAG